The proteins below come from a single Gossypium raimondii isolate GPD5lz chromosome 2, ASM2569854v1, whole genome shotgun sequence genomic window:
- the LOC128039257 gene encoding uncharacterized protein LOC128039257 translates to MLGALSAASLTLGLAGAPAAFTAQCGNGGAAKALAFPSSSNSSNRAQLLVKSSFTSTSRTPPSFRTAVAAVDSDQLSPDMQQSKKYYFVVANAKFMLDEEEHFKELLFERLRYYGERNKEQDFWLVIEPKFLENFPDITKRLRRPAVALVSTNGPWITFMKLRLDRVLSDSYEADNLEEALASNPTTLEFEKPENWVAPYPKYEFGWWDPFLPTGVKV, encoded by the exons atgttaGGTGCGCTTAGTGCTGCAAGTTTAACACTTGGTCTGGCTGGTGCGCCAGCAGCATTCACCGCCCAATGCGGCAATGGTGGCGCTGCCAAAGCCTTAGCGTTTCCTAGTAGCAGCAACAGCAGCAACCGCGCCCAATTGTTGGTTAAGAGCTCATTCACTTCCACTTCCAGGACTCCACCATCCTTTAGGACAGCCGTTGCTGCAGTGGACTCCGACCAGCTCAGTCCCGACATG CAACAATCCAAAAAATACTATTTTGTTGTTGCGAATGCAAAGTTCATGCTTGATGAAGAGGAGCACTTCAAAGAACTTTTGTTTGAGAGGCTTCGTTACTACGGAGAACGCAATAAAGAGCAGGACTTCTGGCTTGTAATTGAACCCAAGTTCTTGGAAAATTTCCCTGACATCACAAAGAGGTTGCGCAGGCCTGCTGTTGCTCTGGTTTCAACTAACGGCCCTTGGATCAC GTTTATGAAGTTGAGGTTGGACAGAGTTTTATCTGATAGCTATGAAGCTGACAATCTTGAAGAAGCTTTAGCTTCAAATCCTACCACTCTGGAGTTTGAGAAGCCAGAAAACTGGGTGGCTCCCTAcccaaaatatgaatttggatgGTGGGATCCCTTCTTGCCAACTGGAGTTAAAGTTTGA
- the LOC105789071 gene encoding probable receptor-like serine/threonine-protein kinase At5g57670, producing MKYIRTNSLKRLFSLKRRSFEEGGANQHGVFEEDTNNDSFKIASVAERSQRPSWRSFSFEEIFVATNAFSSENLVGKGGYAEVYKGVLKDGEEIAVKRLTKACTDERKEKDFLTEIGTIGHVCHPNVLSLLGCCIDNGLYLIFEFSSRGSVASLLHDANLPPMDWKTRYKIAVGTARGLYYLHKVCKRRIIHRDIKSSNILLAADFEPQISDFGLAKWLPSQWTHHSIAPIEGTFGHLAPEYFMHGTVDEKTDVFAFGVFLLEMISGRKPVDASHQSLHCWAKPLLKREEMEKLVDPRLGGSYDISQLKRLAFTASLCIRASSAWRPTMNEVLEVLMEGETDKERWRMPEEEEQEEFWGFEDLEYECHTSFSLSPDDSLSTASSLRGKN from the exons ATGAAGTATATACGGACCAACAGCTTGAAACGGTTATTCTCATTAAAAAGACGCAGTTTCGAAGAAGGTGGTGCCAACCAACATGGGGTTTTCGAAGAAGACACCAACAATGATAGTTTTAAAATTGCTTCTGTTGCAGAGCGTTCTCAGCGACCTTCGTGGAGAAGCTTCTCCTTTGAAGAAATTTTTGTTGCCACCAATGCTTTTAGCTCAG AGAATTTGGTAGGGAAAGGAGGGTATGCAGAGGTATACAAAGGAGTACTAAAGGATGGGGAAGAGATTGCAGTGAAGAGACTAACAAAAGCTTGTACTGATGAAAGGAAAGAGAAGGATTTCTTGACAGAAATTGGAACCATTGGTCATGTTTGCCATCCAAATGTATTGTCACTTTTAGGCTGTTGTATCGACAATGGCCTTTATCTCATCTTTGAGTTCTCCTCCAGAGGGTCCgttgcttctcttcttcatg ATGCGAATTTGCCACCAATGGATTGGAAAACAAGATATAAGATAGCAGTTGGTACTGCCAGAGGACTCTATTACTTGCATAAAGTGTGCAAAAGAAGGATAATTCACCGTGACATTAAGTCTTCAAATATTCTATTGGCTGCAGATTTTGAACCTCAG atatcaGATTTTGGACTAGCAAAATGGCTTCCTTCTCAATGGACACACCATTCTATTGCTCCAATTGAAGGGACATTTGG GCATTTAGCACCCGAGTACTTCATGCATGGAACAGTGGATGAGAAAACAGATGTGTTTGCCTTTGGAGTTTTCTTGTTAGAGATGATTTCAGGGAGGAAACCAGTTGACGCCTCTCACCAAAGCTTGCACTGCTGG GCAAAACCACTGTTGAAACGTGAAGAGATGGAAAAATTGGTAGATCCAAGGCTTGGAGGGTCCTACGATATTTCACAGCTAAAGAGACTTGCCTTCACGGCATCCCTCTGCATTCGAGCCTCTTCAGCCTGGCGTCCCACCATGAATGAG GTATTGGAAGTTCTTATGGAAGGGGAAACTGATAAAGAGAGGTGGAGAATGCCAGAAGAAGAGGAACAAGAAGAATTCTGGGGCTTTGAGGATCTTGAATATGAATGTCACACTTCTTTCTCACTTTCACCTGATGATTCTCTCTCGACTGCAAGTTCTTTGaggggaaaaaattaa